A window from Sus scrofa isolate TJ Tabasco breed Duroc chromosome 2, Sscrofa11.1, whole genome shotgun sequence encodes these proteins:
- the FANCF gene encoding Fanconi anemia group F protein, whose translation MQRVAVSRVQAEVMRVPMESLVEHLERFSEVLAVSRTSHVSSWDPATVRRALQWAHYLRHVYRRFGRHARIRTALEQRLQNQWKQEGDSGPAPAPGLVNFQALEHCDHLLSLRLLANRALGDAAFQYLLQQLFPGPGVPDAEEETLQGSLALLARRRAAVHLLHFNAYRENPVLQEDSLMKTQAELLLERLQEVGEGEAQGPGRFLSSLWERVPQNNFLKVIAAALLLPPSSPWLQGEELEPGSPKTPREGGQELLHWLLGKSDVMTAFCRSLPAELLTSVAGRYPELSRVYLGLLIDWGRHLNYDLQKGIWFGTEPRDVPWEELFSRFQTLCQAPPPLKDEVLTALKSCKAQDGDFEVPGLSIWTDLLLALGSSA comes from the coding sequence ATGCAGAGAGTCGCCGTCTCCAGGGTGCAGGCGGAAGTAATGCGCGTCCCCATGGAATCGCTCGTAGAGCACTTGGAGCGCTTCTCTGAGGTTCTGGCTGTCTCCCGCACTTCCCATGTCAGCAGCTGGGACCCCGCGACCGTGCGCAGGGCCTTACAGTGGGCTCACTACCTGCGCCACGTCTACAGGCGCTTTGGCCGCCATGCCCGCATTCGCACTGCTCTGGAACAGCGACTGCAAAACCAGTGGAAGCAGGAGGGCGACTCTGGGCCCGCTCCAGCCCCGGGGTTGGTAAACTTCCAGGCGTTGGAGCACTGTGACCATCTGTTGTCTCTGCGACTGCTGGCGAACCGGGCTCTCGGGGATGCCGCCTTTCAGTACCTGCTGCAGCAGCTCTTTCCTGGCCCTGGCGTCCCAGACGCGGAGGAAGAGACGCTCCAAGGCAGCCTGGCCCTTCTCGCCCGCCGCCGGGCCGCTGTTCACCTGCTGCACTTCAACGCCTATAGAGAGAACCCGGTCCTTCAGGAGGACTCACTGATGAAGACCCAGGCGGAGCTGCTTCTGGAGCGTttgcaggaggtgggggagggcgaAGCGCAGGGCCCTGGCAGGTTTCTCAGCAGCCTGTGGGAGCGCGTTCCCCAGAACAACTTCCTGAAGGTGATAGCGGCCGCGCTCTTGCTTCCCCCGTCGTCTCCCTGGCTCCAAGGAGAGGAATTGGAACCGGGCAGCCCCAAAACACCGAGAGAGGGGGGTCAAGAGTTGCTTCATTGGCTCCTGGGGAAATCAGATGTCATGACTGCCTTTTGCCGCAGCCTCCCAGCCGAGCTTTTAACTTCGGTGGCAGGGCGTTATCCAGAGCTTTCCCGGGTCTATCTGGGTCTGCTGATAGACTGGGGTCGGCACCTGAACTATGACCTTCAGAAAGGCATTTGGTTTGGAACTGAGCCCCGCGATGTGCCGTGGGAGGAGTTGTTCAGCAGGTTTCAAACCCTCTGTCAGGCCCCTCCACCTCTGAAAGATGAAGTTCTAACTGCCCTGAAGTCCTGTAAGGCTCAAGATGGAGATTTCGAAGTCCCTGGTCTTAGCATCTGGACAGACCTGTTGTTGGCTCTTGGGAGCAGTGCATGA